The Clarias gariepinus isolate MV-2021 ecotype Netherlands chromosome 24, CGAR_prim_01v2, whole genome shotgun sequence region tattttttgaatAACTAGATTTTTAAATTGAAATCTATGAATGgggaaagtttatttttatttttatggataCTCTTTAGGCGGCACAGtattgtagtggttagcactgttgccttgcacctccagggttagccgtcgattcccggccaggcttgatttccatctctgtgtgcatggagtttgcatgttctccccgtgcttggtgggtttcctccggctattctggtttcctcccatagtccaaaggcatgcagattaggctatttggcgttcccaaaagaattgcctgtagtgtgtgaatgagtgtgtgagtgtgtatatgtgtgtgccctgcgatggattgacaccctgtccaggtctGTCCAGGTCCAGGTCCAGCCCTGTCCAGGCTTCTAGTACTGAAGTGTAATGATTTTTTACAAGTAAATGGATACTAATATAAAATACGTGCCATAAAGTAACGTAAAGTAATAATTTGCcacatacatttttgttttaatagtcTTATTTTTGTATCAGGGCTGCATGTTGACTTTACTGTGAAGAGTGAATAAATGCAGACAGAGGGAAACAGACTAATTAAAATGCATACCTAGAGAAAGATggcaaaaaaacttaaatatattgGGTTTTTGTGAAATATTAGGGATGTAGGTCTGAACCAAATTATATTTCAAGTCTCTAGTCTTTAGGTATTCCATAGAAAGTTCCAAcaagtaattaatttaatttagccTTATTGTCCTCACTTTTCACAGGTCAGAGTGGGGCTGGAAATAACTGGGCCAAAGGTCATTATACTGAAGGTGCTGAGCTGGTGGACTCTGTGCTGGATGTTGTGCGGAAAGAGGCTGAGAGCTGTGACTGCCTACAGGGCTTCCAGCTCACTCACTCTCTGGGTGGGGGCACTGGCTCAGGCATGGGCACACTGCTCATCAGCAAGATCCGTGAGGAGTATCCGGACCGCATCATGAACACATTCAGTGTTGTGCCTTCTCCTAAAGTCTCCGACACTGTGGTGGAGCCCTACAACGCCACTCTGTCTGTGCATCAACTAGTGGAGAACACTGATGAGACGTACTGCATTGACAATGAAGCTCTTTATGACATCTGTTTCCGCACTTTAAAGCTCACAACTCCCACTTATGGTGATCTCAACCATCTTGTCTCTGCCACCATGAGTGGTGTGACCACTTGTCTTCGTTTTCCTGGGCAGCTCAATGCTGACCTACGAAAACTAGCTGTCAATATGGTGCCCTTCCCACGTCTGCATTTCTTCATGCCTGGTTTTGCCCCTCTCACCAGCAGAGGGAGTCAGCAGTACCGTGCGCTCACCGTCCCCGAGTTAACCCAACAGATGTTCGACGCCAAGAATATGATGGCAGCGTGTGACCCGAGACACGGACGCTACTTGACGGTGGCTGCTGTGTTCCGGGGCCGCATGTCTATGAAAGAGGTGGATGAGCAGATGCTcaatgtgcagaataaaaacAGCAGCTATTTCGTAGAGTGGATCCCCAACAATGTGAAAACAGCTGTATGCGACATCCCACCAAGAGGGCTTAAGATGGCTGCCACCTTTATTGGTAACAGCACGGCCATCCAGGAGCTGTTCAAGCGCATCTCTGAGCAGTTCACAGCTATGTTCAGAAGAAAGGCCTTCCTGCATTGGTACACAGGGGAAGGAATGGATGAGATGGAGTTCACAGAAGCAGAGAGCAACATGAATGACCTTGTGTCTGAGTACCAGCAGTACCAGGATGCCACAGCTGAAGAGGAGGGAGAGTTTGAGGAAGAAGCAGAAGAGGACGTGGCATAGAGATCTATTAATCACATATTCAACTTATAAGTTTcctgtgtttctgtttttttgccaTCCCTGAAAAGTTAACCATTAATACCGCTGCCTTTGTACTTTCAAAcattcaaataaatgtttatgtcTAGCAACTTGACTTGTTCTTTATGGTTGAAAATACTTACTATAGTCGGGAAATTCTGTTTGGTCTTGCTTGCTCgccccccacccccacacataaattttagtattaattattacattattctTATTAATTAATGAAGTAGCCCTGTGTGAGTCAAAACTTGGGCACTTCTGCATTGGATATAATCTTTAGATTGATAATGTCGGTTACTGGATTTTTGACAAAGACTTGAAATAGTTAATTTGATGATGAATTAATCTTGAATATATGGgtttctctttttaaatttaattattaaagtaCAGAAAGCTATACCTCAACCTCTCAGTATTATTTTAGTTGGTAAGCGAAATAAGTATTTTTCTCCAGCAGATGGAGCTATTGATTTAATCTTTTTCTAATAAGCATTTCATAGGGTCTAAAATGTTAATCCATTACTGAGAATTAACTTAAAAATTGGGTCTCAGcacaggcctcctgtgaccctgtatgtGACcctgtaagtg contains the following coding sequences:
- the LOC128511803 gene encoding tubulin beta-4B chain, which produces MREIVHLQAGQCGNQIGAKFWEVISDEHGIDPTGSYHGDSDLQLERINVYYNEATGGKYVPRAVLVDLEPGTMDSVRSGPFGQVFRPDNFVFGQSGAGNNWAKGHYTEGAELVDSVLDVVRKEAESCDCLQGFQLTHSLGGGTGSGMGTLLISKIREEYPDRIMNTFSVVPSPKVSDTVVEPYNATLSVHQLVENTDETYCIDNEALYDICFRTLKLTTPTYGDLNHLVSATMSGVTTCLRFPGQLNADLRKLAVNMVPFPRLHFFMPGFAPLTSRGSQQYRALTVPELTQQMFDAKNMMAACDPRHGRYLTVAAVFRGRMSMKEVDEQMLNVQNKNSSYFVEWIPNNVKTAVCDIPPRGLKMAATFIGNSTAIQELFKRISEQFTAMFRRKAFLHWYTGEGMDEMEFTEAESNMNDLVSEYQQYQDATAEEEGEFEEEAEEDVA